From the genome of Deinococcus sp. AJ005, one region includes:
- a CDS encoding RIO1 family regulatory kinase/ATPase — protein MNARWLDAELEGADITPERRSKFRQKKLLGRRRLDDLTAEDPERIADDTIRRLIDTGHITEIVAELKSGKEATAYVARGPRGSVLVKLYREIEARSFKNDAVYREGQVVLDERAARAMQGRTRKGLEMLQADWVCAEYAHLWTLWQAGLNVPEPLVGPNVKVCAETVPAVLMRLIGTEDEVAPRLSEAHLTPAEANSAWKQSVQGLADMLRLGYAHGDYSTYNLLWWENTVIIIDFPQLTTRQNPNFSELLRRDAQSLATSFRKHGVQTDGDATLREVQRLARGKGPEPRIVLP, from the coding sequence ATGAACGCCCGCTGGCTTGATGCAGAGCTGGAGGGCGCAGATATCACGCCCGAGCGCCGCAGCAAGTTCAGGCAAAAGAAACTGCTGGGCCGCCGCAGACTGGATGACCTGACTGCCGAAGACCCGGAGAGAATCGCCGACGACACCATTCGCCGCCTGATCGACACCGGACACATCACCGAGATCGTGGCCGAACTCAAGAGCGGCAAGGAGGCCACCGCGTATGTGGCCCGCGGCCCGCGCGGAAGCGTGCTGGTCAAGCTGTACCGCGAGATAGAAGCCCGCAGTTTCAAGAACGACGCCGTGTACCGCGAGGGTCAGGTGGTGCTGGACGAACGCGCCGCGCGGGCGATGCAGGGCCGCACCAGAAAGGGACTGGAGATGCTGCAAGCCGACTGGGTCTGCGCCGAGTACGCGCACCTGTGGACGCTGTGGCAAGCGGGGCTGAATGTTCCCGAACCCCTGGTTGGGCCGAACGTCAAGGTCTGCGCCGAAACCGTTCCCGCCGTGCTGATGCGCCTGATCGGCACCGAGGACGAGGTGGCCCCCCGGCTAAGCGAGGCCCACCTGACCCCCGCCGAGGCGAACAGCGCCTGGAAACAATCCGTGCAAGGGCTGGCCGACATGCTGCGGCTGGGCTACGCGCACGGCGACTACAGCACCTACAACCTGCTGTGGTGGGAGAACACCGTGATCATCATCGACTTTCCACAACTGACCACCCGCCAGAACCCCAACTTCTCCGAGTTGCTGCGCCGAGACGCCCAGAGTCTGGCCACCAGCTTTCGCAAGCACGGCGTCCAGACGGACGGCGACGCCACTCTGCGCGAGGTTCAGCGGCTGGCACGCGGTAAGGGGCCGGAACCCAGGATCGTGCTGCCTTGA
- a CDS encoding GNAT family N-acetyltransferase: protein MNDPHEHLPGGDFTLRPFQNADAAAVARLVTDGVRGHWTYPPERFRASADPLRRRLVASSGTEIVATANLSPFGDATPDALRLDLAGDGAAFTPLYLALLADLPHGFSRLLGVTREDFGEQMGFFGAAGFRNAWQSWGAHLDLSGFDFAAFQPLEERLFLKAYEVERLFNDAPEADWAALYALHQRGLADAPRNPTTTPEPLTQAGLRETIVREETVFVVRWRGEIVALTRLTPQGPEVESENTVTHPDHRSRGLATLVKARALAWAVGEGFLKAGTGGTVLNLPMLRVNTRLGYRVERMWVTWERELVPRFTPE, encoded by the coding sequence ATGAACGATCCACATGAACACCTACCTGGAGGCGATTTCACGCTACGTCCCTTCCAGAACGCCGATGCCGCCGCTGTTGCCCGCCTCGTCACAGACGGCGTTCGCGGCCACTGGACCTATCCGCCGGAGCGCTTCCGCGCAAGTGCCGATCCGTTGCGTCGTCGCCTTGTCGCATCGAGTGGAACGGAGATTGTCGCCACCGCTAACCTGTCGCCTTTCGGGGATGCCACCCCCGACGCCCTGCGCCTTGATCTGGCTGGAGACGGGGCCGCCTTTACGCCGCTGTATCTGGCGCTGCTCGCCGATCTGCCCCACGGTTTTTCACGGCTGCTGGGTGTGACCCGCGAGGATTTTGGTGAGCAGATGGGCTTTTTTGGTGCTGCAGGCTTCCGCAACGCCTGGCAGTCCTGGGGCGCACACCTGGACCTGAGCGGCTTCGATTTCGCCGCCTTTCAACCTCTGGAAGAACGCCTCTTTTTGAAGGCCTATGAAGTCGAGCGGCTTTTCAACGATGCGCCGGAAGCTGACTGGGCCGCTTTATACGCTTTGCATCAGCGCGGGCTGGCCGACGCGCCGCGCAATCCCACCACCACGCCCGAGCCTCTGACGCAGGCAGGGCTGCGCGAGACCATTGTGCGCGAGGAAACGGTGTTCGTGGTCCGCTGGCGCGGCGAGATCGTGGCCCTGACCCGCCTGACTCCGCAGGGGCCTGAAGTGGAGAGTGAGAATACCGTGACCCACCCGGACCACCGCTCACGCGGGCTGGCGACGCTGGTCAAGGCCCGCGCACTGGCCTGGGCCGTGGGCGAGGGCTTTCTGAAGGCGGGCACGGGCGGCACGGTCCTGAACCTGCCGATGCTGCGCGTGAATACCCGGCTGGGCTACCGCGTGGAGCGCATGTGGGTGACCTGGGAGCGTGAGCTGGTCCCGCGCTTCACCCCGGAATGA
- a CDS encoding transporter substrate-binding domain-containing protein, whose product MKYLLLMSALVLASSSLAATAPSTITKGTLKIGMEGTYPPFTYKDEKGNLTGFDVDIARAVAAKLNLKPEFVLTEWSGIIAGLQANKYDVIVNQVAITPERQKSIAFSTPYVYSTPQIIVKKNGNFAPKTLADLKGKRVGSSLGSNYEAQLKATGGINILTYPGAAEVLADLTTGRIDAGYNDRLLVSYLIKSQNLPIRGAGTGSADAMGIALKKSNTGLKTAIDKALLQIKADGTYAKISSQWFGQDVSKP is encoded by the coding sequence ATGAAATACCTGTTGTTAATGTCCGCCCTCGTTCTCGCCTCCAGCAGCCTCGCCGCCACCGCGCCCAGCACCATCACGAAGGGAACGCTGAAAATTGGGATGGAAGGCACCTACCCCCCGTTTACATACAAAGACGAAAAGGGCAACCTCACTGGCTTTGACGTGGATATTGCCAGGGCTGTTGCCGCCAAGCTTAACCTCAAGCCCGAATTTGTGCTGACCGAGTGGAGCGGCATTATCGCCGGACTCCAGGCCAACAAGTACGACGTGATCGTGAACCAGGTGGCTATTACGCCCGAGCGCCAGAAAAGCATTGCCTTTAGCACGCCGTATGTTTACAGCACGCCCCAGATCATCGTGAAGAAAAACGGCAACTTTGCGCCCAAAACCCTGGCCGACCTGAAAGGTAAGCGCGTGGGCAGCAGCCTGGGCAGCAACTACGAAGCGCAGCTCAAGGCAACGGGCGGCATCAACATCCTGACCTACCCCGGTGCCGCCGAAGTGCTGGCCGATCTGACAACGGGCCGGATTGACGCAGGCTACAACGACCGCCTGCTGGTGAGCTACCTGATCAAGTCGCAAAACCTGCCCATTCGCGGCGCAGGTACAGGCAGCGCCGACGCCATGGGCATTGCCCTGAAAAAGAGCAACACGGGCCTGAAAACGGCGATTGACAAAGCACTCTTGCAGATCAAGGCCGACGGCACGTATGCCAAGATCAGCAGCCAGTGGTTTGGGCAGGACGTCAGCAAGCCCTGA
- a CDS encoding DUF4153 domain-containing protein, with protein sequence MTGTPMAGPAAPPTISGHSTPAPSVPRPARAATPFLIALGLGVAAQILTGAQGGGFGVNVPIWVALFVAACLWALRRRGERPTAAGLTLLGTAFLLAVTTCAVWDVPGDLGALNAFALWLSLLLGAAFLRFPGLGGWSLWATVGAGVTGGLRFIYGPLALLERLPWARLRPAQGSGLGRWGVGLLLTLPVLVVFGGLLAGADAGFAGLLGSVLDWRLDRLWSDGVRLALWCAFTGGLVYPAVMALRPSLFPRTGPDVARLGLIEIGLPLASLAALFVVFLLAQLPYYLSGTGLPDGVTFAGYIREGFGQLMAVAFLSLTLLLGAHALTRQEVRTRLSYRLLNLAVLVPLALVLLSAANRWRLYTLAYGLSETRLMGAAFLVWMALCLVWLAYLLWQSRPQRFTYPALLMGLAVLLTTTALNPGALIARVNVERAVTGVTNELRSTPQDVSVLTLLGLGANAVPTIVTHLEALTRECKWGKGCLDSRQYVINRLHDQYDAPRDWRGWNAGYDRARQLVLKLPPPTPEPGR encoded by the coding sequence ATGACCGGAACCCCGATGGCTGGACCCGCTGCGCCGCCCACCATTTCCGGGCATTCCACGCCCGCCCCTTCAGTTCCCCGTCCTGCACGAGCCGCAACGCCCTTCCTGATCGCACTGGGACTGGGCGTGGCGGCGCAGATTCTGACAGGCGCACAGGGGGGCGGGTTCGGTGTGAATGTTCCCATCTGGGTGGCCCTGTTCGTGGCCGCCTGCCTGTGGGCGCTGCGGCGGCGCGGCGAACGACCCACGGCGGCGGGGCTGACCCTGCTGGGCACGGCCTTTTTACTGGCCGTCACCACCTGCGCGGTCTGGGACGTGCCGGGAGACCTGGGGGCGCTGAACGCTTTTGCACTGTGGCTCTCGCTGCTGCTGGGCGCGGCATTTCTGCGCTTTCCCGGCCTGGGCGGCTGGAGCCTTTGGGCCACCGTGGGCGCGGGCGTCACGGGCGGCCTGCGCTTTATTTACGGCCCCCTGGCACTCCTTGAGCGCCTACCCTGGGCACGGCTGCGGCCCGCGCAGGGCAGCGGACTGGGGCGCTGGGGCGTGGGCCTGCTGCTGACCCTGCCGGTGCTGGTTGTGTTCGGCGGGTTGCTGGCGGGCGCGGACGCAGGCTTTGCCGGACTGCTGGGCAGCGTGCTGGACTGGCGGCTGGACCGGTTGTGGAGCGACGGTGTTCGACTGGCCCTGTGGTGCGCCTTCACGGGCGGGCTGGTCTACCCGGCGGTCATGGCGTTGCGGCCCAGCCTCTTTCCGCGCACCGGACCGGACGTGGCGCGGCTGGGACTGATCGAAATCGGGCTGCCGCTGGCCTCTCTGGCGGCGCTGTTCGTGGTCTTTTTGCTGGCGCAACTGCCGTACTACCTGAGCGGCACGGGTCTGCCGGACGGCGTGACCTTCGCGGGCTACATCCGCGAGGGCTTCGGTCAACTGATGGCGGTGGCCTTCCTGAGCCTGACCCTGCTACTGGGCGCACACGCCCTGACACGCCAGGAGGTCCGCACCCGCCTGTCGTACCGCCTGCTGAATCTGGCCGTTCTCGTCCCGCTGGCGCTGGTGCTGCTGAGCGCGGCCAACCGCTGGCGGCTGTATACCCTCGCCTACGGCCTGAGCGAGACCCGACTGATGGGCGCGGCCTTTCTCGTCTGGATGGCGCTGTGCCTGGTGTGGCTGGCGTATCTGCTGTGGCAGTCACGCCCGCAGCGCTTCACGTACCCGGCCCTGCTGATGGGTTTGGCGGTGCTGCTGACCACCACCGCCCTGAACCCAGGCGCGCTGATCGCCCGCGTGAATGTGGAGCGTGCCGTCACCGGCGTGACCAACGAACTCCGCAGCACCCCGCAGGACGTGAGCGTGCTGACCCTGCTGGGGCTGGGGGCCAACGCCGTCCCCACCATCGTGACCCACTTGGAGGCCCTGACCCGCGAGTGTAAATGGGGCAAGGGTTGCCTGGACTCGCGCCAGTACGTGATCAACCGCCTGCACGATCAGTACGACGCGCCGCGTGACTGGCGGGGCTGGAACGCGGGTTACGACCGCGCCCGCCAACTGGTTCTGAAACTGCCCCCACCGACGCCAGAACCGGGGCGCTAG
- a CDS encoding transporter substrate-binding domain-containing protein: MRAFRSALLSGTALILAAATSSLAQTAPTLSKGVLKIAVEGTYAPFTFKDDKGVLTGFDVDVARALAAKLGLKPEFVLTEWSGILAGLQANKYDVIINQVGITAERQKSIGFSDPYVFSRPQIAVSSTKGQNYNTLADLKGKRVGVGLGTVFEKDLRDAGGITVVTYPGTPEYLADLSSGRLDAIYNDRLLIGYLAKSQGLPIKGVGNAGSVDSMGIAIKKTNTGLKTAIDAALKDMKADGTMAKIGQQWFGQDVSKP, encoded by the coding sequence ATGCGCGCATTCCGTTCTGCTCTGCTTTCAGGCACCGCACTGATCCTCGCCGCCGCCACGTCCTCATTGGCCCAGACCGCGCCCACCCTGAGCAAAGGCGTGCTGAAGATCGCTGTGGAAGGCACCTACGCCCCCTTCACCTTCAAAGACGACAAGGGTGTGCTAACTGGCTTTGACGTGGACGTGGCGCGGGCACTGGCCGCCAAGCTGGGCCTGAAGCCCGAGTTCGTGCTGACCGAGTGGAGCGGCATTCTGGCGGGGTTGCAGGCAAACAAATACGACGTGATTATCAACCAGGTGGGCATCACTGCCGAGCGCCAGAAGAGCATCGGCTTCAGCGATCCCTACGTCTTCAGCCGCCCACAAATTGCCGTCAGCAGCACCAAGGGGCAGAACTACAACACGCTGGCAGACCTGAAAGGCAAGCGCGTGGGGGTGGGGCTGGGCACCGTGTTCGAGAAGGATTTGCGCGACGCGGGCGGCATCACGGTGGTCACCTATCCCGGCACCCCGGAGTATCTGGCGGACCTGTCCAGTGGCCGCCTGGACGCCATCTACAATGACCGCCTGCTGATCGGCTACCTCGCCAAATCGCAGGGCCTACCGATCAAGGGCGTGGGCAACGCCGGTTCGGTGGACAGCATGGGCATAGCCATCAAGAAAACCAATACAGGACTGAAAACCGCAATTGACGCCGCCCTGAAAGACATGAAGGCCGACGGCACGATGGCAAAAATCGGCCAGCAGTGGTTCGGTCAGGACGTCAGCAAGCCCTGA
- a CDS encoding copper chaperone PCu(A)C — MSLPTSRRMLLGAVLMTVLGLPALAQHTDHAMPMPAATAQKTAQKSTGTLPIKSMNATVVAVPPIITETSVFGTLMNTGKTPIVISGVSSTVAGHGMLMVTRKSVGGMQGMSMTKTLTIPAGGKLVLSDTGDHLMLMKLKRPLKVGETLTLTLSATDGRTFALKATVRKP, encoded by the coding sequence ATGTCCCTCCCCACCTCCCGCCGGATGTTGCTCGGCGCTGTCCTGATGACGGTCCTTGGGTTGCCTGCGCTGGCCCAGCACACGGACCACGCCATGCCCATGCCTGCCGCCACAGCCCAGAAGACGGCCCAGAAGTCCACTGGCACGCTGCCCATCAAGTCCATGAACGCCACCGTGGTGGCCGTGCCGCCGATCATCACGGAAACCAGCGTCTTCGGCACGCTGATGAACACGGGCAAGACGCCGATCGTCATCAGCGGCGTGAGTTCCACCGTCGCCGGTCACGGCATGTTGATGGTCACCAGGAAATCTGTGGGCGGAATGCAGGGCATGAGCATGACCAAGACCCTGACCATTCCCGCCGGGGGAAAGCTGGTTCTGAGCGACACGGGCGATCACCTGATGCTGATGAAGCTCAAGCGCCCGCTGAAGGTTGGCGAAACGCTGACCCTGACTCTGAGTGCCACCGATGGACGGACCTTCGCCCTCAAGGCCACCGTCAGGAAGCCCTGA
- a CDS encoding diguanylate cyclase, with product MPENALRERMLEATRRRGYLVLCACSVAVHSAIATRELPHGNWRAAMLALLSAALLPAILSRRVSAQRLDTLVVWCANIGASYFLWDFSSRGLGLGARESLTVPLFFAVWFGLLPLKQAALRGGVMYLVLAALVLRHWPTDPVPLLYIGFLLFLIGQMTVAGRQIQQELSRTARYADLALTDPLTGLFNRRSMERRLEDHYSPQAIASQPVAVTPPAAVEGPAPIGILLIDVDLFKAVNDTHGHVTGDRVLVAVGQTLRSCARSGDLAFRWGGEEFVLLVAAGERAALEQICGRIHRALAEQDWPQALPRVTVSIGAALSGEAQDAAELLKLVDRRLYRAKDAGRARMVMDEAQATDLSDESRAFSAAPPELASSG from the coding sequence ATGCCGGAGAACGCCCTGCGCGAACGGATGCTGGAAGCCACCCGTCGCCGGGGCTATCTGGTGCTGTGCGCGTGTTCGGTGGCGGTCCACTCGGCCATCGCCACGCGGGAATTGCCGCATGGCAACTGGCGGGCCGCGATGTTGGCCCTGCTGAGTGCTGCGCTGCTGCCCGCCATCCTGAGTCGCCGGGTCTCGGCGCAGCGGCTGGATACGCTGGTGGTGTGGTGCGCGAACATCGGGGCCAGCTATTTCCTGTGGGACTTCTCCAGCCGTGGCCTGGGCCTGGGCGCGCGGGAGTCGCTGACAGTCCCCCTCTTTTTCGCGGTGTGGTTCGGGCTGCTGCCGCTGAAACAGGCCGCCCTGCGCGGCGGGGTGATGTACCTGGTGCTGGCCGCACTGGTGCTGCGCCACTGGCCCACCGATCCGGTGCCGCTGCTGTATATCGGCTTTCTGCTGTTCCTGATCGGGCAGATGACCGTGGCCGGGCGGCAGATTCAGCAGGAACTGTCGCGCACCGCCCGTTACGCGGATCTGGCCCTGACCGATCCGCTGACCGGGCTGTTCAATCGCCGCTCGATGGAACGGCGGCTGGAGGACCACTACAGTCCGCAGGCCATTGCGTCTCAGCCCGTTGCCGTCACCCCGCCTGCCGCCGTGGAGGGGCCTGCGCCCATCGGAATCCTGCTGATCGACGTTGATCTGTTCAAGGCGGTCAACGACACCCACGGCCACGTGACCGGGGACCGGGTGCTGGTGGCCGTGGGACAGACGCTGCGGTCCTGCGCCCGGTCCGGCGATCTGGCGTTCCGCTGGGGCGGCGAGGAATTCGTGCTGCTGGTGGCTGCGGGTGAGCGGGCCGCGCTGGAGCAGATCTGCGGGCGCATTCACCGCGCGCTGGCCGAGCAGGACTGGCCGCAGGCCCTGCCCCGTGTCACGGTCAGCATCGGTGCGGCGCTGTCGGGCGAGGCGCAGGACGCGGCGGAACTACTGAAGCTGGTGGACCGCCGCCTGTACCGTGCCAAGGATGCGGGCCGCGCCCGGATGGTCATGGATGAAGCGCAGGCCACCGATCTGTCTGATGAGAGCCGGGCCTTCAGCGCCGCGCCGCCAGAACTGGCTTCTTCCGGATAG
- a CDS encoding amino acid ABC transporter permease, with protein MDTQQLQLILQSAWASVPALLVGARLTIGFALAAMVLGLPLGLAVTLLRLYAPGPVRWLAGLYVSFIRGTPLLVQIFVIYYGLPSFGIILDPVVGGVLALTLNAAAYLSETIRAAILSIPRGQHEAAYSVGLSKAETMRLIILPQAARVALPSLGNSLIGLVKDTSLVSVITVVELLRSAQLVIARTFEPFGPYLAAAMIYWALSSALEVVQRRLEQRFARGG; from the coding sequence ATGGACACCCAACAACTTCAACTGATCTTGCAGAGTGCCTGGGCATCCGTTCCCGCGCTGCTGGTGGGGGCGCGGCTGACCATCGGCTTTGCGCTGGCGGCGATGGTGCTGGGATTGCCGCTGGGGCTGGCGGTTACGCTGCTGCGGCTGTACGCGCCGGGGCCGGTGCGCTGGCTGGCCGGGCTGTACGTGTCGTTTATCCGGGGCACGCCGCTGCTGGTGCAGATCTTCGTGATCTATTACGGCCTGCCCAGTTTCGGCATCATCCTTGATCCGGTGGTGGGCGGCGTGCTGGCCCTGACCCTGAACGCCGCCGCCTACCTGTCCGAGACCATTCGCGCCGCGATTCTGAGTATTCCCAGAGGGCAGCACGAGGCGGCCTACAGCGTGGGCCTGAGCAAGGCGGAAACCATGCGGCTGATCATCCTGCCGCAGGCCGCGAGGGTGGCGCTGCCCAGCCTGGGCAACAGCCTGATCGGGCTGGTCAAGGACACCTCGCTGGTGTCGGTGATCACGGTGGTGGAACTGCTGCGAAGCGCCCAACTGGTCATCGCCCGCACCTTCGAGCCGTTCGGGCCGTATCTGGCCGCCGCGATGATCTACTGGGCCTTGTCCAGCGCACTGGAAGTGGTGCAGCGCCGACTGGAACAGCGGTTCGCGCGGGGAGGCTAG
- the solA gene encoding N-methyl-L-tryptophan oxidase, with protein MKQHVQHLVIGAGAAGSAAAYALARHGQNVLLLEQFQIGHGRGSSFGPSRIFRLAYEEPEYAGLALAALESWRTLEREAGQQLYWRTRGLDLGPAGTPSLEGVHASLSALDAAPERLSRRELARRYPQWQVPPDWEAVYSPEAGIVSPQLTLRVLTDRARQYGARVLEGVAALEIQAGQQPAVRTSMGVITCDHLIVAAGAWLPRLVPGLQPSLSVTLAASSFYRPDDLAAFQPERFPVFITHDDEFQAYGFPAFGVPGVKIGVDVVRPVTSGDTRTFEVPPQVSKASDTFMRRYLPGASAVMERQTCLITRAPGGDFILAPHPDCPQITLASPCSGHGFKFTPLLGELLAAHALGERHPWHLPRFALPPQAVRQTAEQQSLPGGL; from the coding sequence ATGAAGCAGCACGTCCAGCATCTGGTCATCGGGGCGGGGGCAGCGGGCAGCGCGGCGGCGTATGCGCTGGCCCGGCACGGACAGAATGTGCTGCTGCTAGAGCAGTTCCAGATTGGCCACGGGCGCGGCTCCAGCTTCGGGCCGTCGCGGATTTTCCGGCTTGCCTACGAGGAACCGGAGTACGCGGGACTGGCACTGGCGGCGCTGGAATCATGGCGGACACTAGAACGTGAGGCTGGACAGCAGTTGTACTGGCGCACCAGGGGCCTGGACCTCGGCCCCGCCGGAACGCCCAGTCTGGAAGGGGTTCACGCTTCGCTGAGTGCGCTAGACGCAGCCCCCGAGCGATTGAGCCGCCGTGAACTGGCCCGGCGCTACCCGCAGTGGCAGGTGCCGCCCGACTGGGAAGCCGTGTATTCACCCGAAGCGGGAATTGTCAGCCCGCAGCTCACGCTGAGGGTCCTGACCGATCGCGCCCGCCAGTACGGGGCGCGTGTGCTGGAAGGTGTGGCGGCGCTGGAGATTCAGGCAGGACAGCAACCCGCCGTTCGGACCAGCATGGGCGTCATCACCTGTGACCACCTGATCGTGGCGGCGGGCGCGTGGCTGCCGCGTCTGGTTCCGGGGTTGCAACCCTCGCTGAGCGTGACGCTGGCGGCCTCCAGCTTTTACCGCCCGGATGATCTGGCCGCCTTCCAGCCGGAACGCTTCCCGGTGTTCATCACGCACGATGATGAATTTCAGGCGTACGGCTTTCCAGCTTTCGGCGTCCCTGGCGTAAAAATTGGTGTGGATGTGGTGCGTCCTGTCACCAGCGGCGACACCCGCACATTTGAGGTTCCGCCGCAGGTCAGCAAGGCGTCCGACACGTTCATGCGGCGCTATCTGCCGGGGGCCAGCGCCGTCATGGAACGGCAGACCTGCCTGATCACCCGCGCGCCGGGCGGCGATTTCATCCTCGCGCCGCACCCGGACTGCCCGCAGATTACGTTGGCCTCTCCCTGTTCGGGGCACGGGTTCAAGTTCACGCCGCTGCTTGGAGAATTGCTGGCGGCGCACGCGCTGGGGGAAAGGCATCCCTGGCACCTGCCCCGTTTCGCGCTGCCGCCCCAGGCCGTGCGCCAGACAGCGGAACAGCAGTCCCTCCCAGGAGGCTTATAG
- a CDS encoding menaquinone biosynthesis decarboxylase, whose amino-acid sequence MAFPDIQSFMRLLEERGELLRVSAPVSHDLEITEIADRLVKSGGPAVLFENVRGSEFPVVIGLMGTRERTALALGVGDLDDLAKKVRALIDLKGSGGKLGMLGNVTKLKDAMNLPPRRVKTGPVQEIVWRGDEVDLSRIPVLKCWPLDGGPFVTLPLVISNDPETGERNMGMYRMQVMSKNTTGMHWQRHKTGTKHLEKAKRLGQKLEVAVAIGGDPALIYAATAPLPPIPGLDEFALAGYLRGQRYPVTKGITVDLDVPANAEFILEGYVDPAEDWIMEGPFGDHTGFYTLPDLYPLFHVTAVTMRRQPVYPATIVGRPPMEDAYLIEASERLFLPAAQLIIPEITDYHMPPAGVAHNLVFVAINKTYPGQAYKVANGMFGLGQMMFAKVIVVLDDDVKVNDFEAVWRAVAERAVPGRDTLTTRGPVDVLDHSSRGWGYGSKLIIDATTKRPEEIGGAESSRDLQAGDLAHETVFRPHAAAELPDFEGVVAQRQNGDGYWLVALNKTRPGQARELAQAFAAHPAAAGVRHLLICDEFTDVNNIQDVWWTILNNIDPERDVVQHGEILTWDGARKLPEEGFVRPWPPKISMDPAVVERVEAMWHVYGLPEQWR is encoded by the coding sequence ATGGCCTTTCCCGACATTCAGAGCTTCATGCGCCTGCTGGAAGAACGCGGCGAACTGCTGCGCGTCTCCGCGCCCGTCAGTCATGACCTTGAAATCACCGAGATCGCGGACCGACTGGTCAAATCCGGCGGCCCGGCGGTGCTGTTTGAAAACGTGCGCGGCAGCGAGTTTCCTGTGGTCATCGGCCTGATGGGAACCCGTGAGCGCACCGCTCTGGCGCTGGGCGTGGGTGACCTGGATGATCTGGCGAAGAAGGTTCGCGCCCTGATTGACCTCAAGGGCAGCGGCGGCAAGCTGGGGATGCTGGGCAACGTTACCAAGCTCAAGGACGCCATGAACCTCCCGCCCAGGCGCGTCAAGACTGGTCCAGTACAGGAAATCGTCTGGCGCGGCGACGAGGTGGACCTGTCGCGCATCCCGGTCCTGAAATGCTGGCCGCTGGACGGCGGACCGTTCGTGACCCTGCCCCTCGTCATCAGCAATGACCCCGAAACGGGCGAGCGCAACATGGGCATGTACCGCATGCAGGTTATGAGTAAAAACACGACTGGGATGCACTGGCAGCGCCATAAAACAGGGACCAAGCATCTGGAGAAGGCCAAGCGGCTGGGGCAGAAGCTGGAGGTGGCGGTTGCCATCGGCGGCGATCCGGCATTGATCTACGCGGCCACCGCCCCCTTGCCGCCCATTCCCGGTCTGGACGAGTTCGCGCTGGCGGGCTATCTGCGCGGGCAGCGTTATCCGGTTACGAAGGGCATCACGGTCGATCTGGACGTGCCGGCCAACGCCGAATTCATTCTGGAGGGCTACGTGGACCCCGCTGAGGACTGGATCATGGAAGGGCCGTTCGGGGACCATACCGGCTTTTACACGCTGCCGGACCTGTACCCGCTGTTCCACGTCACCGCCGTGACCATGCGCCGCCAGCCCGTGTACCCTGCCACCATCGTGGGCCGCCCGCCGATGGAAGACGCCTACCTGATTGAAGCCTCCGAGCGGCTGTTCCTGCCAGCCGCGCAACTGATCATTCCCGAGATCACCGATTACCACATGCCCCCGGCTGGCGTGGCGCACAACCTCGTGTTCGTGGCCATCAACAAAACCTATCCGGGGCAGGCGTACAAGGTGGCGAATGGGATGTTCGGCCTGGGCCAGATGATGTTTGCCAAGGTGATCGTCGTGCTGGACGATGATGTGAAGGTCAATGACTTTGAAGCCGTGTGGCGTGCGGTGGCCGAACGCGCCGTGCCGGGCCGCGACACCCTGACCACACGCGGCCCGGTTGACGTGCTGGACCACAGTAGCCGGGGCTGGGGCTACGGCAGCAAGCTGATTATTGACGCCACCACCAAGCGCCCCGAGGAAATTGGCGGGGCCGAATCCAGCCGTGACCTTCAGGCGGGCGATCTGGCGCATGAGACGGTCTTCAGGCCGCACGCCGCCGCCGAGTTGCCGGACTTTGAAGGCGTGGTGGCCCAGCGGCAGAACGGGGACGGCTACTGGCTGGTGGCCCTGAACAAGACCCGCCCCGGTCAGGCGCGGGAGCTGGCGCAGGCGTTTGCCGCCCATCCCGCCGCCGCCGGAGTCCGTCACCTGCTGATCTGCGACGAATTCACCGACGTGAACAACATTCAGGACGTGTGGTGGACCATCCTCAACAACATCGACCCGGAGCGGGACGTGGTGCAGCACGGCGAAATCTTGACCTGGGACGGCGCACGCAAGCTGCCTGAAGAAGGCTTTGTGCGCCCCTGGCCCCCCAAAATTAGTATGGACCCGGCGGTGGTGGAGCGGGTCGAGGCGATGTGGCATGTGTACGGGTTGCCGGAGCAGTGGCGTTAG